In a single window of the Salmo trutta chromosome 23, fSalTru1.1, whole genome shotgun sequence genome:
- the haus1 gene encoding HAUS augmin-like complex subunit 1 isoform X2, which yields MADRVSKWLSAVFGDQTIPEYEVNTRTVDILYQLAEASEVRCNETSLLIEDQKQKTSEYQADGVHLQNVVLQGVGLSSGSLSKPASDYLSALVANAKVLGVRDTSLSSFVPALNNLTNELLESEKTDRRLDRELNALRNKLGAVLVLRKTFQEDIKKTMKAQEVESAKAEERLLNMDFVKAKSKDLSYRNKKAEDQLTSRHMENRISHQALMELCEQVYTLKQEILPLSKKLEPYRDLSPSPSLAQVKIEEAKRELAAVDAELEMKVDFMNSSLPKGRPLK from the exons ATGGCGGACAGG GTGAGCAAGTGGCTCAGCGCAGTCTTTGGAGATCAAACTATTCCAGAATATGAAGTTAACACACGGACTGTCGACATACTGTACCAGCTTGCAGAAGCAAGTGAAGTTCGATGCAATGAGACTTCCCTGCTCATTGAGGATCAGAAACAGAAAACTTCTGAGTATCAGGCTGATG GTGTTCATCTCCAGAATGTTGTTTTACAAGGAGTGGGCTTATCCTCTGGAAGCTTGTCAAAACCTGCATCGGACTACCTGTCAGCATTGGTGGCAAACGCTAAGGTACTTGGCGTCCGAGACACATCTCTGAGCAG CTTTGTGCCAGCGCTGAATAACTTGACCAATGAGCTTCTGGAATCTGAAAAGACGGACAGGAGACTCGATAGGGAACTTAATGCCCTCAGAAATAAACTTGGGGCCGTTCTTGTTCTACGGAAAACCTTCCAAGA GGACATCAAGAAAACAATGAAAGCTCAAGAGGTGGAGAGTGCCAAAGCAGAAGAAAGACTGCTGAATATggactttgtcaaagcaaaatCCAAAGACCTCTCGTACCGAAACAAGAAGGCAGAG GACCAGCTAACATCCAGACACATGGAGAATCGAATCTCCCACCAAGCTCTGATGGAGCTATGTGAG CAAGTTTACACGTTGAAACAAGAAATTCTACCTTTGTCAAAGAAACTCGAACCCTACAGAGATTTGAGCCCA AGTCCATCTCTTGCTCAAGTGAAAAttgaagaggcaaagcgagaatTG GCTGCAGTTGATGCTGAACTGGAGATGAAGGTGGACTTCATGAATTCCTCCTTGCCTAAAGGGCGGCCTTTAAAATGA
- the haus1 gene encoding HAUS augmin-like complex subunit 1 isoform X1 gives MCEKNKKVSKWLSAVFGDQTIPEYEVNTRTVDILYQLAEASEVRCNETSLLIEDQKQKTSEYQADGVHLQNVVLQGVGLSSGSLSKPASDYLSALVANAKVLGVRDTSLSSFVPALNNLTNELLESEKTDRRLDRELNALRNKLGAVLVLRKTFQEDIKKTMKAQEVESAKAEERLLNMDFVKAKSKDLSYRNKKAEDQLTSRHMENRISHQALMELCEQVYTLKQEILPLSKKLEPYRDLSPSPSLAQVKIEEAKRELAAVDAELEMKVDFMNSSLPKGRPLK, from the exons ATGTGTGAAAAGAACAAGAAG GTGAGCAAGTGGCTCAGCGCAGTCTTTGGAGATCAAACTATTCCAGAATATGAAGTTAACACACGGACTGTCGACATACTGTACCAGCTTGCAGAAGCAAGTGAAGTTCGATGCAATGAGACTTCCCTGCTCATTGAGGATCAGAAACAGAAAACTTCTGAGTATCAGGCTGATG GTGTTCATCTCCAGAATGTTGTTTTACAAGGAGTGGGCTTATCCTCTGGAAGCTTGTCAAAACCTGCATCGGACTACCTGTCAGCATTGGTGGCAAACGCTAAGGTACTTGGCGTCCGAGACACATCTCTGAGCAG CTTTGTGCCAGCGCTGAATAACTTGACCAATGAGCTTCTGGAATCTGAAAAGACGGACAGGAGACTCGATAGGGAACTTAATGCCCTCAGAAATAAACTTGGGGCCGTTCTTGTTCTACGGAAAACCTTCCAAGA GGACATCAAGAAAACAATGAAAGCTCAAGAGGTGGAGAGTGCCAAAGCAGAAGAAAGACTGCTGAATATggactttgtcaaagcaaaatCCAAAGACCTCTCGTACCGAAACAAGAAGGCAGAG GACCAGCTAACATCCAGACACATGGAGAATCGAATCTCCCACCAAGCTCTGATGGAGCTATGTGAG CAAGTTTACACGTTGAAACAAGAAATTCTACCTTTGTCAAAGAAACTCGAACCCTACAGAGATTTGAGCCCA AGTCCATCTCTTGCTCAAGTGAAAAttgaagaggcaaagcgagaatTG GCTGCAGTTGATGCTGAACTGGAGATGAAGGTGGACTTCATGAATTCCTCCTTGCCTAAAGGGCGGCCTTTAAAATGA
- the ark2n gene encoding protein ARK2N isoform X2, with translation MKMADTEKTEEFVDAEIFPECPVQGGSAAAVRGEQEEPLKTETTSSPPGEKEGDSPLQTEGEPSLLSMPCLMMELRRNSPESPHASTCSDKPTSGRAYESDSSNPCMLSPSSSGHLADSDTLSSGEERSASRATVEGGSTEPGADTRLAAGGQTSASSGRKSRRSRSESEMSTNTMAAKKNRCQPAVVGGAGVEKQTNGRLAKVKGHRSQKHKERIRLLRQKREAAARKKYNLLQDSSTSDSDLTCDSSTSSSEDDDETSGGKTITTDIPAAEGSGVSAQMQGLLDGGGSWDRNSIGSVLEEAMTRFAVMQRQTEERFRVWMEKLTRLDSDDSVDSSIHSSDAPGRHHRHRHRAPRPSSSFLPSSESQETMAAYMLARENANVTMSSMAPDPLNNNTLPDVVPVATQNGNLDVPDPSLLNV, from the exons ATGAAGATGGCAGACACTGAGAAGACAGAGGAGTTTGTGGATGCTGAGATCTTCCCAGAGTGCCCTGTGCAGGGGGGGTCAGCTGCTGCTGTCAGAGGGGAGCAGGAGGAGCCCCTTAAAACAGAGACCACCAGCTCTCCTCCAGGAGAAAAGGAGGGGGACAGCCCCCTGCAGACTGAGGGTGAGCCCAGCCTTCTCTCCATGCCCTGCCTCATGATGGAGCTGAGAAGGAACTCCCCTGAGTCTCCGCACGCCTCCACCTGCAGCGACAAGCCCACCTCGGGCCGTGCCTACGAGAGCGACTCCTCCAACCCCTGCATGCTCTCGCCCTCCTCCAGCGGCCACCTGGCCGACTCAGACACACTCTCCTCTGGTGAGGAGAGATCCGCCTCACGTGCGACAGTGGAGGGGGGCTCCACAGAGCCCGGGGCCGACACCAGGCTTGCAGCAGGGGGTCAAACATCTGCATCAAGTGGGCGAAAGTCCCGTCGTTCACGTTCTGAAAGCGAGATGTCCACCAACACAATGGCAGCCAAGAAAAACCGCTGCCAGCCCGCTGTGGTGGGAGGAGCAGGCGTCGAGAAGCAGACCAACGGCCGGCTGGCTAAAGTCAAAGGTCACCGGAGCCAAAAGCACAAGGAGCGCATTCGGCTGCTTAGGCAGAAGCGTGAGGCGGCGGCAAGGAAGAAATACAACCTGCTGCAGGACAGTAGTACGAGCGACAGCGACCTCACCTGTGACTCCAGCACCAGCTCCTCTGAAGACGACGACGAGACATCAGGCGGCAAGACAATCACCACAGACATCCCAG CTGCGGAGGGATCCGGAGTGAGCGCTCAGATGCAGGGCCTGCTGGACGGCGGCGGCTCGTGGGACAGGAACAGCATTGGCAGCGTGCTGGAGGAGGCCATGACTCGCTTCGCTGTGATGCAGCGGCAGACAGAAGAGCGCTTCCGCGTCTGGATGGAGAAGCTGACGCGCCTCGACTCGGACGACAGCGTCGACTCATCCATCCACTCGAGCGACGCCCCCGGGCGGCACCATCGGCACCGCCACAGGGCGCCGCGCCCGTCCAGCTCCTTCCTGCCCTCCTCGGAGTCGCAGGAGACAATGGCGGCGTACATGTTGGCCCGGGAGAACGCCAACGTCACCATGAGCAGCATGGCCCCCGACCCCCTCAACAACAACACCCTGCCTGATGTAGTGCCTGTGGCTACCCAAAATGGAAATCTGGATGTTCCAGACCCCAGCCTCTTGAACGTTTAG
- the ark2n gene encoding protein ARK2N isoform X1, translated as MKMADTEKTEEFVDAEIFPECPVQGGSAAAVRGEQEEPLKTETTSSPPGEKEGDSPLQTEGEPSLLSMPCLMMELRRNSPESPHASTCSDKPTSGRAYESDSSNPCMLSPSSSGHLADSDTLSSGEERSASRATVEGGSTEPGADTRLAAGGQTSASSGRKSRRSRSESEMSTNTMAAKKNRCQPAVVGGAGVEKQTNGRLAKVKGHRSQKHKERIRLLRQKREAAARKKYNLLQDSSTSDSDLTCDSSTSSSEDDDETSGGKTITTDIPDGTPVVCHYDISDTDSNQENLSVTAERVRRTTVITHERLKTHRDQDMAANSGAVRVQHLCSLSAGHMEAELAHREPPQHKGHINIPSTDSEVEIVGVQENTRCAHPRGGVIQSLSSAWKPNSLEQLNNSTRQSSQLWTTVSPQPNWVSPPEVVDLTLDEDTRHKYLL; from the exons ATGAAGATGGCAGACACTGAGAAGACAGAGGAGTTTGTGGATGCTGAGATCTTCCCAGAGTGCCCTGTGCAGGGGGGGTCAGCTGCTGCTGTCAGAGGGGAGCAGGAGGAGCCCCTTAAAACAGAGACCACCAGCTCTCCTCCAGGAGAAAAGGAGGGGGACAGCCCCCTGCAGACTGAGGGTGAGCCCAGCCTTCTCTCCATGCCCTGCCTCATGATGGAGCTGAGAAGGAACTCCCCTGAGTCTCCGCACGCCTCCACCTGCAGCGACAAGCCCACCTCGGGCCGTGCCTACGAGAGCGACTCCTCCAACCCCTGCATGCTCTCGCCCTCCTCCAGCGGCCACCTGGCCGACTCAGACACACTCTCCTCTGGTGAGGAGAGATCCGCCTCACGTGCGACAGTGGAGGGGGGCTCCACAGAGCCCGGGGCCGACACCAGGCTTGCAGCAGGGGGTCAAACATCTGCATCAAGTGGGCGAAAGTCCCGTCGTTCACGTTCTGAAAGCGAGATGTCCACCAACACAATGGCAGCCAAGAAAAACCGCTGCCAGCCCGCTGTGGTGGGAGGAGCAGGCGTCGAGAAGCAGACCAACGGCCGGCTGGCTAAAGTCAAAGGTCACCGGAGCCAAAAGCACAAGGAGCGCATTCGGCTGCTTAGGCAGAAGCGTGAGGCGGCGGCAAGGAAGAAATACAACCTGCTGCAGGACAGTAGTACGAGCGACAGCGACCTCACCTGTGACTCCAGCACCAGCTCCTCTGAAGACGACGACGAGACATCAGGCGGCAAGACAATCACCACAGACATCCCAG ACGGGACTCCCGTAGTGTGCCACTATGATATTTCAGACACTGATTCTAACCAGGAGAACTTAAGTGTGACTGCGGAGCGAGTGCGCCGGACCACCGTGATAACACATGAAAGGCTAAAAACACACAGGGACCAGGATATGGCAGCAAACTCTGGGGCAGTAAGAGTACAGCATCtgtgctctctctcagcag gtcaCATGGAGGCAGAGCTGGCCCACAGGGAACCCCCTCAGCACAAGGGCCACATCAACATCCCCTCCACAGACAGTGAGGTAGAAATAGTAGGAGTGCAAGAAAACACAAG ATGTGCCCATCCTCGGGGCGGGGTAATTCAGAGCCTGTCCTCTGCCTGGAAGCCCAACTCACTGGAGCAGCTCAACAACAGCACGAGGCAATCCTCCCAGCTCTGGACTACTGTTTCCCCCCAGCCCAACTGGGTGTCCCCTCCAGAGGTAGTGGACCTCACTTTGGACGAGGACACTAGACACAAATACCTACTCTGA
- the ark2n gene encoding protein ARK2N isoform X3 has protein sequence MKMADTEKTEEFVDAEIFPECPVQGGSAAAVRGEQEEPLKTETTSSPPGEKEGDSPLQTEGEPSLLSMPCLMMELRRNSPESPHASTCSDKPTSGRAYESDSSNPCMLSPSSSGHLADSDTLSSGEERSASRATVEGGSTEPGADTRLAAGGQTSASSGRKSRRSRSESEMSTNTMAAKKNRCQPAVVGGAGVEKQTNGRLAKVKGHRSQKHKERIRLLRQKREAAARKKYNLLQDSSTSDSDLTCDSSTSSSEDDDETSGGKTITTDIPGHMEAELAHREPPQHKGHINIPSTDSEVEIVGVQENTRCAHPRGGVIQSLSSAWKPNSLEQLNNSTRQSSQLWTTVSPQPNWVSPPEVVDLTLDEDTRHKYLL, from the exons ATGAAGATGGCAGACACTGAGAAGACAGAGGAGTTTGTGGATGCTGAGATCTTCCCAGAGTGCCCTGTGCAGGGGGGGTCAGCTGCTGCTGTCAGAGGGGAGCAGGAGGAGCCCCTTAAAACAGAGACCACCAGCTCTCCTCCAGGAGAAAAGGAGGGGGACAGCCCCCTGCAGACTGAGGGTGAGCCCAGCCTTCTCTCCATGCCCTGCCTCATGATGGAGCTGAGAAGGAACTCCCCTGAGTCTCCGCACGCCTCCACCTGCAGCGACAAGCCCACCTCGGGCCGTGCCTACGAGAGCGACTCCTCCAACCCCTGCATGCTCTCGCCCTCCTCCAGCGGCCACCTGGCCGACTCAGACACACTCTCCTCTGGTGAGGAGAGATCCGCCTCACGTGCGACAGTGGAGGGGGGCTCCACAGAGCCCGGGGCCGACACCAGGCTTGCAGCAGGGGGTCAAACATCTGCATCAAGTGGGCGAAAGTCCCGTCGTTCACGTTCTGAAAGCGAGATGTCCACCAACACAATGGCAGCCAAGAAAAACCGCTGCCAGCCCGCTGTGGTGGGAGGAGCAGGCGTCGAGAAGCAGACCAACGGCCGGCTGGCTAAAGTCAAAGGTCACCGGAGCCAAAAGCACAAGGAGCGCATTCGGCTGCTTAGGCAGAAGCGTGAGGCGGCGGCAAGGAAGAAATACAACCTGCTGCAGGACAGTAGTACGAGCGACAGCGACCTCACCTGTGACTCCAGCACCAGCTCCTCTGAAGACGACGACGAGACATCAGGCGGCAAGACAATCACCACAGACATCCCAG gtcaCATGGAGGCAGAGCTGGCCCACAGGGAACCCCCTCAGCACAAGGGCCACATCAACATCCCCTCCACAGACAGTGAGGTAGAAATAGTAGGAGTGCAAGAAAACACAAG ATGTGCCCATCCTCGGGGCGGGGTAATTCAGAGCCTGTCCTCTGCCTGGAAGCCCAACTCACTGGAGCAGCTCAACAACAGCACGAGGCAATCCTCCCAGCTCTGGACTACTGTTTCCCCCCAGCCCAACTGGGTGTCCCCTCCAGAGGTAGTGGACCTCACTTTGGACGAGGACACTAGACACAAATACCTACTCTGA